The Bicyclus anynana chromosome 4, ilBicAnyn1.1, whole genome shotgun sequence genome window below encodes:
- the LOC112058445 gene encoding esterase FE4 gives MCRFLCVVLALLWCQGDAFSSGHESRLVELAQGPVKGYKDKEFDIYTFYDIPYATAPTGLDRFKGPLPPPTWSEVFEAVDKVTICPQTDLMGWLPNVKTMQEDCLTASVYVPDTVQKHLPVVVYVHGGAYVMGWGNMVTPKNFVNSKKVIAVTFNYRVGAHGFLCLGTNDVPGNAGMKDQVALLRWVQKNIAKFRGDPNDVTIAGYSAGSASVDLLMISKTTDNLFKRVIPDSGANTAAFSVQIDPIQNAKEYAKLLTSKKFDNLVDLERFFKTIPYDQLNSGNTGFRPDSSFVMTPCVERDLGQEVFLDDSPVNILKSGDYKKVPMLYGFCDMEGFIRLLNFNTWKDLMNKKFSDFLPADLKFKSEIEKEQVAERVKRFYFGDKAISEETVLAYVDYFSDVLFTYSILRSVKLQVEAGNDQIYLYEYSYYDDETIPVPYTNNIRGANHCTQCVIVLDGWKGYINRTSGTDEFKTHVKNMRTIWLNFMTTGKPVPEDSEFPKWPPVGANRSPHMSLGKTIELRGTPRKERTELWDDIYEKYYAYPMPPTSQTHVEL, from the exons ATGTGTCGCTTCTTATGCGTTGTGCTCGCATTACTCTGGTGTCAGGGTGATGCATTCAGTTCCGGACATGAATCACGCTTGGTGGAATTGGCTCAGGGCCCTGTCAAAGGGTATAAAGACAAAGAATTTgacatttatacattttacgaTATACCCTATGCTACAGCTCCTACGGGTTTGGATAGATTTAAG ggTCCATTGCCACCGCCGACTTGGTCTGAAGTATTTGAAGCTGTAGACAAAGTAACAATATGTCCGCAAACCGATCTCATGGGTTGGCTTCCGAACGTAAAGACAATGCAAGAAGATTGTCTGACTGCATCTGTATATGTTCCCGATACTGTACAGAAACACTTACCGGTTGTTGTTTATGTGCACGGAGGAGCTTACGTCATGGGATGGGGCAACATGGTAACGCCCAAAAACTTCGTAAACAGTAAAAAAGTGATTGCAGTAACGTTTAACTACAGAGTTGGAGCTCACGGATTTCTTTGTTTAGGCACCAATGACGTCCCTGGTAACGCAGGAATGAAAGACCAAGTAGCACTGTTGCGTTGGGTGCAAAAGAATATAGCGAAATTCCGCGGTGACCCTAATGATGTCACAATCGCAGGATACAGTGCGGGGTCAGCGTCAGTAGATTTGCTGATGATCTCAAAAACAACAGATAACTTGTTCAAAAGGGTTATCCCAGATAGCGGAGCCAATACCGCAGCGTTCAGTGTTCAGATAGATCCAATTCAAAATGCTAAAGAATACGCAAAGCTATTAACTTCAAAAAAATTTGATAACTTAGTTGATTTAGAAAGGTTTTTTAAAACCATACCATATGATCAATTAAATTCAGGAAACACGGGTTTCAGACCAGATTCGTCGTTTGTTATGACACCATGCGTAGAACGTGATTTGGGACAAGAAGTATTTCTAGATGATAGCCCAGTTAACATACTGAAAAGCGGTGACTATAAAAAAGTACCAATGTTATACGGGTTTTGCGATATGGAAGGTTTCATACGCTTATTAAACTTTAACACATGGAAagatttaatgaataaaaaattttcTGATTTCCTACCGGCCGATTTGAAATTCAAAAGCGAAATAGAGAAGGAACAAGTCGCAGAAAGGGTCAAACGATTTTACTTTGGAGACAAAGCTATCAGTGAGGAAACAGTGCTAGCATACGTTGACTACTTTTCCGATGTTCTCTTCACCTATTCAATACTTAGATCAGTTAAATTGCAAGTAGAAGCTGGCAATGATCAGATATATTTATACGAGTATTCATACTATGATGATGAGACAATTCCCGTGCCTTATACAAATAACATACGCGGTGCCAATCATTGTACACAATGTGTGATCGTTTTGGATGGGTGGAAAGGCTATATAAACCGGACAAGTGGTACCGATGAGTTCAAAACACATGTCAAAAATATGAGGACAATTTGGCTAAATTTTATGACAACTGG aaagCCAGTACCTGAAGATTCCGAATTCCCAAAATGGCCACCAGTCGGTGCAAATAGATCTCCCCATATGTCACTGGGTAAAACAATAGAACTAAGGGGTACTCCTAGAAAAGAACGAACCGAACTCTGGGAtgatatatatgaaaaatactatGCCTACCCAATGCCACCAACTTCTCAAACACATGTGGAATTATAA
- the LOC112058444 gene encoding esterase FE4, whose amino-acid sequence MCRFLGVVIALLCCQGIALCSGQESRLVEIAQGPVKGYKDTEYDIYTFYDIPYATAPTGLDRFKSPLPPPTWSKVFEAVDKVTICPQGNLMRFLPDVKTMQEDCLTASVYVPDTIQKHLPVVVYVHGGAYVMGWGNMVTPKNFVKSKKVIAVTFNYRLGAHGFLCLGTNDVPGNAGMKDQVALLRWVQKNIAKFGGDPNDVTIAGYSAGSASVDLLMISKITDNLFKRVIPESGANTAVFSVQVDPIQNAKEYAKLITTKKFEDLRDLEKFFKTITYDQLNSGDVMNRTDSSFLMVPCVERDLGQEVFLDDSPVNILKSGNYKKVPMLYGFTDMEGLLRIEYFDTWKDLMNDNFSDFLPIDLKFKSKMEKEQVAERVKRFYFGDKTVSKETVLAYVDYFTDVIFAYATIRSVKLQVEAGNDQIYLYEYSYYDDETPSVPYTNNVRGANHCSQTMFVLDGWNKFINRTSDSDAFKKHVKNMRKIWLDFMTTGKPVPEGSDLPKWPPVGANRSPYMSLGKTIELKSSLLKERTEFWDDIYEKYYPNPMPPTSLVHTEL is encoded by the exons ATGTGTCGCTTCCTAGGTGTAGTGATCGCATTGCTCTGTTGTCAGGGTATTGCATTATGTTCCGGACAAGAATCACGTTTAGTGGAAATTGCTCAGGGCCCTGTAAAAGGGTATAAAGACACCGAATATGACATTTATACCTTTTATGATATACCTTATGCCACAGCTCCTACTGGATTGGATAGATTTAag AGTCCATTGCCGCCTCCTACTTGGTCTAAAGTGTTTGAAGCTGTAGACAAAGTAACAATATGTCCGCAAGGCAATTTAATGCGTTTCCTTCCGGACGTAAAGACAATGCAAGAAGATTGTCTAACTGCATCTGTATATGTTCCCGATACTATACAGAAACACTTACCAGTTGTTGTTTATGTGCACGGAGGAGCTTACGTCATGGGATGGGGCAACATGGTTACGCCCAAAAACttcgtaaaaagtaaaaaagtgaTTGCAGTAACGTTTAATTATAGACTTGGAGCTCACGGATTTCTTTGTTTAGGCACCAATGACGTCCCTGGTAACGCAGGAATGAAAGACCAAGTAGCACTGTTGCGTTGGGTGCAAAAGAATATAGCAAAATTCGGCGGTGACCCTAATGATGTTACAATCGCAGGATACAGTGCGGGGTCAGCGTCAGTAGATCTGCTGATGATCTCAAAAATAACAGATAACTTATTTAAAAGGGTTATTCCAGAAAGCGGAGCAAATACAGCAGTGTTCAGTGTTCAGGTAGATCCTATTCAAAATGCTAAAGAATACGCAAAATtaataactacaaaaaaattTGAGGACCTTCGTGATTTAGAAAAGTTTTTCAAGACCATAACATATGATCAATTAAATTCAGGGGACGTGATGAACAGAACAGATTCCTCGTTTCTTATGGTACCATGCGTAGAACGTGATTTGGGACAAGAAGTATTTCTGGATGATAGTCCAGTTAACATACTGAAAAGTGGTAACTATAAAAAAGTACCAATGTTATACGGGTTTACCGATATGGAAGGTTTATTACGCATAGAATACTTTGATACCTGGAAAGATTTAATGAATGATAACTTTTCCGATTTTCTACCGAtcgatttaaaattcaaaagcaAAATGGAGAAGGAACAAGTGGCCGAAAGGGTTAAACGATTTTACTTTGGAGACAAAACTGTCAGTAAGGAAACTGTGTTAGCGTATGTAGACTACTTTACGGATGTTATCTTCGCATATGCAACAATTAGATCAGTTAAATTGCAAGTAGAGGCTGGCAATGATCAGATATATTTATACGAGTATTCATACTATGATGATGAAACCCCTTCCGTGCCTTATACAAACAACGTACGCGGTGCGAATCATTGTTCACAAACTATGTTCGTTTTGGATGGATGGAATAAGTTTATAAACCGAACAAGTGATTCCGATGCGTTCAAAAAACATGTCAAAAATATGAGGAAAATTTGGCTAGATTTTATGACAACTGG taAGCCAGTACCTGAAGGTTCTGATTTGCCGAAATGGCCGCCAGTCGGCGCAAATAGATCTCCTTACATGTCACTGGGTAAAACAATAGAACTGAAGAGCTCTCTTCTAAAAGAAAGAACCGAATTCTGGGATGATATATATGAAAAGTATTACCCCAATCCTATGCCACCTACTTCTCTAGTACATACGGAGTTATaa
- the LOC112058443 gene encoding cholinesterase 1 → MWLGIVAIFAVVTSTVGESTESRLVRIDSGPVRGYKDVSEDIFVYYGIPYAKAPSGSDKFKAPLPSPIWFETFEAVNKDIVCPQIIIPLFNTSSKTMQEDCLVANVYVPDTDKKNLPVVVYVHGGGFILGNGNIVLPKKMVSSKKIVAVTFNYRLGAHGFLCLGTEDAPGNAGMKDQVALLRWVKKNIASFGGNPDDVTIVGGSAGSTSVDLLMISKMAKGLFTKVIPESGANLSPYSVQIDPLQNAKEYAKLLQYDGDDDFYKLQHFYKNAPYELLQSGNVIYRTDSVFLMEPCVEADIGQERFLEDDPVNILKKGDFAKLPMLYGFANMEGLMRLDIFETWKNDMNNKFSDFLPPDLQFESVKQKEAVSEKIKRFYFGNKDVSNDTILDYVNYFSDVMFACPTLRSTKLQLQAGNNQIYLYEYSYVDDSTPVVPHTNIRGASHCAQTTALLDGVFLTSIDEEDIPDDLKLMKRIMRELWLSFITTGKPESSEVPAWPPVGMDWSPHMALKKNPELRGSLLKDRCMFWEDIFDKYYRPPEPPRPHQMRNEL, encoded by the exons ATGTGGCTCGGTATAGTTGCTATATTTGCTGTAGTGACCTCAACAGTAGGTGAATCGACAGAATCGCGGTTAGTTCGTATAGATTCAGGTCCAGTGCGAGGCTATAAGGATGTCAGTGAGGATATATTTGTGTACTATGGCATTCCGTATGCCAAGGCACCGAGTGGATCCGATAAGTTCAAG GCACCACTTCCATCGCCAATATGGTTTGAGACGTTTGAAGCTGTAAATAAAGACATTGTATGCCCACAAATTATTATACCTCTATTTAATACAAGTAGTAAAACTATGCAAGAAGATTGCCTTGTCGCTAACGTGTATGTACCTGATACAGATAAGAAGAATCTTCCAGTTGTTGTTTATGTTCATGGAGGAGGATTTATTCTTGGTAATGGAAATATTGTGCTACCGAAAAAAATGGTAAGCAGTAAAAAGATAGTCGCTGTCACATTTAATTATCGACTTGGAGCGCACGGTTTTCTTTGCTTAGGCACAGAAGATGCGCCTGGAAACGCTGGCATGAAAGACCAGGTGGCGCTTTTACGTTGGGTGAAGAAAAATATTGCAAGTTTTGGAGGTAATCCTGACGATGTCACCATAGTAGGCGGTAGCGCAGGGTCGACTTCAGTGGATCTTTTGATGATATCTAAAATGGCAAAAGGATTGTTCACAAAAGTTATACCTGAGAGCGGCGCTAACCTTTCTCCATACAGCGTCCAAATAGATCCATTACAAAATGCCAAAGAGTATGCTAAATTATTGCAATATGATGGAGATGATgacttttataaattacaacACTTTTATAAAAACGCTCCGTACGAACTATTACAATCGGGGAATGTTATATACAGAACTGATTCTGTATTTCTAATGGAACCATGTGTAGAGGCAGATATAGGCCAAGAAAGATTCCTTGAAGATGATccagttaatattttaaagaaaggAGATTTTGCCAAATTGCCTATGTTATATGGTTTTGCAAACATGGAAGGGCTAATGCGACTTGATATATTTGAAACGTGGAAAAAtgatatgaataataaattttctgACTTTTTGCCACCTGATTTACAATTTGAATCTGTAAAACAGAAGGAAGCGGTTtctgaaaaaattaaaaggttttatttcgGTAACAAGGATGTCAGTAATGATACTATATTGGATTATGTGAACTATTTCTCTGACGTTATGTTTGCTTGTCCAACTTTAAGATCAACAAAGCTTCAGTTACAAGCTGGTAATAATCAGATATACCTATACGAGTATTCCTACGTAGATGACAGTACTCCAGTAGTTCCGCATACAAATATACGTGGAGCGAGTCATTGTGCACAGACTACGGCGCTATTAGATGGAGTTTTTTTGACATCAATAGACGAAGAAGATATACCAGATGACTTAAAACTAATGAAACGTATAATGAGAGAGCTCTGGCTAAGTTTTATAACTACAGG aaaaccCGAGAGCTCCGAAGTACCGGCGTGGCCACCAGTAGGAATGGATTGGTCGCCACATATGGCTTTAAAGAAGAATCCAGAACTCCGGGGATCCTTGTTAAAAGATAGATGTATGTTCTGGGAGGACATCTTTGATAAATATTACCGGCCGCCTGAACCACCTCGGCCGCACCAGATGCGCaatgaactataa